In a single window of the Neoarius graeffei isolate fNeoGra1 chromosome 28, fNeoGra1.pri, whole genome shotgun sequence genome:
- the abhd10a gene encoding abhydrolase domain containing 10, depalmitoylase a yields the protein MMAAFALIRTCCKPRYTNSRTFSFMSQLSGVRHKSMIQYATRPGLPKLAYRKLKGKNPGVVFLPGYASNMNGQKAEALEEFCKSLGHSYLRFDYSGCGASEGKITDYNVGTWKKDVLYVLDELVEGPQILVGCSLGGWLMLLAALARPDKVAALVGVSTAADHFVTAYNELPIQTRKEIEEHGFWSFPSRYSDEGSYALSVEFLREAQSHCVLQGPIPVSCPVRLIHCLQDADVPWHVSMQVAERVLSSDVDVILRKHGCHRMSHRDDLKLIVYTIDDLIDKLTTLG from the exons ATGATGGCGGCGTTTGCTTTGATCAGGACTTGCTGTAAACCTCGTTACACAAACAGCAGGACTTTTTCCTTCATGTCGCAGCTCTCAG GAGTCCGACACAAAAGCATGATCCAGTATGCCACACGTCCTGGCCTGCCTAAACTTGCCTACAGGAAGCTGAAGGGGAAAAACCCAGGAGTTGTCTTTCTCCCTGGCTATGCCTCCAACATGAACGGGCAGAAAGCCGAAGCTCTGGAGGAGTTCTGCAAATCTCTGGGTCACTCGTACCTCCG ATTTGATTATTCAGGCTGCGGAGCGTCTGAGGGGAAAATAACCGACTACAATGTCGGCACGTGGAAGAAGGACGTCCTGTACGTGCTGGATGAGTTAGTGGAAGGACCTCAG ATTTTGGTCGGCTGCAGTTTGGGCGGCTGGCTGATGTTGCTTGCGGCTCTGGCGAGACCAGACAAGGTCGCTGCCCTGGTGGGTGTTTCCACAGCTGCGGATCATTTCGTCACCGCCTACAACGAGCTTCCTATTCAG ACGAGGAAGGAGATAGAGGAGCATGGGTTCTGGTCGTTCCCCAGCCGCTACAGCGACGAGGGCTCGTATGCACTGAGCGTGGAGTTTCTGCGGGAGGCGCAGTCTCACTGTGTGCTGCAGGGCCCCATCCCAGTGTCCTGCCCTGTGCGGCTCATCCACTGTCTGCAGGACGCCGACGTCCCCTGGCACGTGTCCATGCAGGTGGCCGAACGCGTTCTCAGCAGCGACGTTGACGTCATCCTGCGCAAACATGGCTGCCATCGCATGTCCCACAGGGATGACCTCAAACTGATAGTTTACACCATCGATGACCTCATCGACAAGCTCACCACACTGGGGTGA